CCACTCCGACCCCATCAACGTGACCTGATACAATATGACCATGCAAACGGTCTCCAACAGCGAGAGAGCGCTCAAGATGAACCGCAGAACCTTTTCCGATACCACCAAGCGTCGTGCAACGGAGCGTCTCAGAGGCAATATCAAACTTCAGTTGCCAAGCATCATGGACGTGCTCACAACTGGTAACAGTCAGGCATACCCCTTCAACCGCGAGAGAATCGCCAACCCGTGTTAACGCATGATCGAGCCGAGAGCTTATGACCAATTGCACACCGTCAGGAGTTTCGGAACACAATACCACGGTGCCCTTTTCTTCAACTATTCCGGAAAACACGAGACTACCCTACCTCCTGCTTCTGAGATGGGAGAGGCTGCTCTCCTTCGGGTAAAGAGCTGCTCGCATCCTTCTGAAAGGGGTTCTCTAAGCGCTCTTCTCCTCGCGCTTTTTTCCGCTTCTTTCCCTCACTGCGAAGGGAGTGCAGTGTTTCTACAAATTGCTCTATATCTGAAAACTCTTGGTACACTGACGCAAAACGAATATAAGCGATATGGTCAAGCTCCTTCAGCTCTTCCATAACCAGATCGCCGATCGAAACACTCTCCAGCTCTTTGAGACACATTTCACTTACTCGTCGTTCGATTCGATTAGCGACTACATCGACTTGTTCAACACTAATTGGTCTTTTTTCGCATGCTCTTATTAAACCAGCACGCAACTTCAAAAGATTAAACGGCTCTCTCCGCCCATCTTTCTTTATAACAAGTGGCAGCGCATATTCGATCCTCTCAAAAGTCGTAAAACGAAACTCGCACTCCTGGCATTCACGCCTGCGCCGAATAGCACTGGGATCGCCCCTGGAATCAACAACCGATGAGCGGCTACTGCCACACTTTGGACACTTCAATGCAAACTCTCCTTATTCTGGCATAAGCCGATGAGCATAGAGGGGGAATCCTCTACTAAGCTCCCGAATATCATCCTTCAGGCTCTTTAACTTTTCTTCATTCCCCACCGACTCTAATGCCTGTCTGACAAAGCCTGCTATTGTTTTCATCTCCTCGACACCCATTCCACGAGTGGTAAGCGCTGGAGTACCGAAACGAACACCACTGCATATACGTGGTGGCTGCGGATCGTAGGGGATAGTGTTCATATTCGCCGTAATACCGATCCGATCAAGCACCTCAGATGCGTCCTTCCCTGTGATTTCTGCTGGCCGCACATCGACCAAGAGAACGTGGGAATCAGTACCACCTGAGACAACAGATAGTCCGTTTTCAATGAGCGCTCCTGAGAGTGCTCTCGCATTCTCGATAATCGAACGAGCATACTGCTTAAACTCCGGTCGTGAGGCCTCACGGAATGCGATAGCCTTAGCAGCAATCGTATGCATATGCGGCCCACCCTGTAGTCCTGGAAAAACGGACCGATTAATGTCCTTTGCATACTCTGGTTTCGCCATAATCATCCCAGATCGCGGACCTCGAAGCGTCTTATGAGTGGTCGTAGTAACATAGTCAGAAAATGGAAGCGGGGTTGGGTACTCTCCGGCGGCAACGAGCCCC
This is a stretch of genomic DNA from bacterium. It encodes these proteins:
- a CDS encoding serine hydroxymethyltransferase, coding for MVDRTPLRDADPEIYNWIQKETERQEYGLEMIPSENFVSEAILEACGSVLTNKYAEGLPHKRYYGGCEYVDEVEVLAQQRAQTLFGADFVNVQVHSGATANQAVFESFLNPGDTIMGLKLDHGGHLTHGLKVNFSGKHYKVVAYGVDEHSHLIDYDEVQRLAEEHRPKLIISGASAYSRGIDFKRFQEIADSIGARHLADIAHYAGLVAAGEYPTPLPFSDYVTTTTHKTLRGPRSGMIMAKPEYAKDINRSVFPGLQGGPHMHTIAAKAIAFREASRPEFKQYARSIIENARALSGALIENGLSVVSGGTDSHVLLVDVRPAEITGKDASEVLDRIGITANMNTIPYDPQPPRICSGVRFGTPALTTRGMGVEEMKTIAGFVRQALESVGNEEKLKSLKDDIRELSRGFPLYAHRLMPE
- a CDS encoding riboflavin synthase; its protein translation is MFSGIVEEKGTVVLCSETPDGVQLVISSRLDHALTRVGDSLAVEGVCLTVTSCEHVHDAWQLKFDIASETLRCTTLGGIGKGSAVHLERSLAVGDRLHGHIVSGHVDGVGVVTDREEEGDTTRLTIQVQAGSEYLARKGSVTLAGVSLTVGEVHGDTFQVYLIPHTKEVTRFGSIQVGDTINVEFDMLARYVHRMLAESLQTRLQPLGVGEE
- the nrdR gene encoding transcriptional repressor NrdR, translating into MKCPKCGSSRSSVVDSRGDPSAIRRRRECQECEFRFTTFERIEYALPLVIKKDGRREPFNLLKLRAGLIRACEKRPISVEQVDVVANRIERRVSEMCLKELESVSIGDLVMEELKELDHIAYIRFASVYQEFSDIEQFVETLHSLRSEGKKRKKARGEERLENPFQKDASSSLPEGEQPLPSQKQEVG